A stretch of Natronococcus sp. CG52 DNA encodes these proteins:
- a CDS encoding Coenzyme F420 hydrogenase/dehydrogenase, beta subunit C-terminal domain: MGTDDDEQVFPGVPESDDEDDAVIVPETGGSAPRPRDGTDHGREGAVRTDSGEGESCSPDTCTCGEKTESPGTGADGQGKEVATDGAGVANVDEMGDLGDVEFTEPAENVSQDVDNGEPDVRVGVPEGVDLDTPTYSIRSEMNDIETPDEKTWFMELDEAVIDEGRCIQCGTCVAACPSDSIGVGEDDLPELVKMCTGCSLCWDFCPRGGLRYERQWKITGGDDNVKGAGDPITEFSAKVEDDWTDGAQDGGVVTGILATLLEEGEIDGALIATESEEEAWKAESYLATTEEDLIENAGTVYNQTLALGNLDLEQWEHKLPDEDWEDLSLALVGTPCEIEGLRALQDFDWDYQEQNEGIRAVDYTIALMCTKNFNYYSLMGEQLEEQRDISPDEIGKMDVLHGKLMVYGHDGEMILEEDIENFHDAALKGCDECADFTGFCADVTVGSVGSADEYSSVIVRTEQGMNAWELTEPKLDYHDLEDKSAVGKLQGWDKKKAFESLERPFDPDAPRFIDYTDHAENYGTAMNPHDEGH; encoded by the coding sequence ATGGGGACTGACGACGACGAGCAGGTGTTCCCGGGCGTTCCGGAATCGGACGACGAGGACGACGCTGTCATCGTCCCCGAGACCGGTGGCTCCGCGCCGCGGCCCCGAGACGGAACCGATCACGGCCGCGAGGGTGCCGTCCGAACCGATAGCGGCGAAGGTGAGAGCTGTTCGCCCGACACCTGCACGTGCGGCGAGAAGACCGAGAGTCCCGGTACCGGTGCTGATGGGCAGGGGAAAGAAGTCGCCACGGATGGAGCTGGCGTCGCCAACGTCGACGAGATGGGCGACCTCGGCGACGTCGAGTTCACCGAGCCGGCCGAAAATGTCAGCCAGGACGTCGATAACGGGGAGCCCGACGTTCGCGTCGGCGTCCCCGAGGGCGTCGATCTGGACACGCCGACGTACTCGATCCGCTCGGAAATGAACGACATCGAGACGCCGGACGAGAAGACCTGGTTCATGGAACTGGACGAGGCTGTCATCGACGAGGGCCGCTGTATCCAGTGTGGAACCTGCGTCGCGGCCTGCCCCTCCGACTCGATCGGCGTCGGCGAGGACGACCTCCCCGAACTCGTCAAGATGTGTACCGGCTGTTCGCTCTGCTGGGACTTCTGTCCCCGCGGCGGGCTCCGGTACGAGCGCCAGTGGAAGATCACCGGCGGCGACGACAACGTCAAGGGTGCGGGCGACCCGATCACGGAGTTCTCCGCGAAGGTCGAGGACGACTGGACCGACGGCGCCCAGGACGGCGGCGTCGTCACCGGGATCCTCGCGACGCTGCTCGAGGAGGGCGAGATCGACGGCGCGCTCATCGCGACCGAGAGCGAGGAGGAGGCCTGGAAGGCCGAGAGCTACCTCGCGACGACCGAGGAGGACCTCATCGAGAACGCCGGCACGGTCTACAACCAGACGCTCGCGCTGGGCAACCTCGACCTGGAGCAGTGGGAGCACAAGCTCCCCGACGAGGACTGGGAGGACCTCAGTCTCGCGCTGGTCGGCACGCCGTGCGAGATCGAGGGCCTTCGCGCGCTCCAGGACTTCGACTGGGACTACCAGGAGCAGAACGAGGGCATCCGCGCGGTCGACTACACGATCGCGCTGATGTGTACGAAGAACTTCAATTACTACAGCCTCATGGGCGAGCAACTCGAGGAACAGCGGGACATCTCGCCCGACGAGATCGGCAAGATGGACGTCCTCCACGGCAAGCTGATGGTCTACGGCCACGACGGCGAGATGATCCTCGAGGAGGACATCGAGAACTTCCACGACGCCGCGCTCAAGGGCTGCGACGAGTGCGCCGACTTCACCGGCTTCTGCGCCGACGTGACGGTCGGTTCGGTCGGCTCCGCCGACGAGTACTCGAGCGTCATCGTCCGTACCGAGCAGGGGATGAACGCCTGGGAGCTCACCGAGCCGAAACTCGACTACCACGATCTCGAGGACAAGTCGGCGGTCGGCAAGCTCCAGGGCTGGGACAAGAAGAAGGCCTTCGAGAGCCTCGAGCGACCGTTCGACCCCGACGCGCCGCGCTTTATCGACTACACGGATCACGCCGAGAACTACGGCACGGCGATGAACCCGCACGACGAGGGGCACTGA
- a CDS encoding alpha/beta fold hydrolase — protein MIRDGIYRSVRGERTLKRLYRELLGKLEAPFERRWVDTRFGETRVLVTGPDDAPPLVVFHGGNVVNPISLAWFLPLADSFRIYAPDTIGHPGFSAQSRLSPRDESYGAWVTDILDELGLDRTSMIGPSYGGGIVLRTAAYAPDRISRAALVVPSGLGTGSLRRMLLEIVLPMLVYRLSPNRARLERAVQPMFSEPAAELDETLLEVVGTVFEEVELERSFPKTVIADDLAGFDAPTLLAVAENDVFFPPDVVIPRARAAVPNLEPVILLEGESHFPSPDARAALCDHLRTFLTVDR, from the coding sequence GTGATCCGAGACGGCATCTACCGATCCGTGCGGGGGGAACGGACGCTCAAACGGCTCTACCGGGAACTTCTCGGGAAGCTCGAGGCGCCGTTCGAGCGTCGGTGGGTCGACACGCGATTCGGAGAGACGCGCGTTCTGGTCACGGGACCGGACGACGCCCCGCCGCTCGTCGTGTTCCACGGCGGCAACGTGGTGAACCCGATCAGCCTGGCGTGGTTTCTCCCGCTGGCCGACTCGTTTCGCATCTACGCTCCGGACACGATCGGCCATCCGGGATTCAGCGCGCAGAGCCGCCTTTCGCCGCGGGACGAGAGCTACGGCGCGTGGGTGACCGATATCCTCGACGAACTCGGACTCGACCGCACGTCGATGATCGGCCCCTCCTACGGCGGCGGTATCGTCCTCCGAACCGCCGCGTACGCTCCTGATCGGATCAGTCGCGCCGCTCTCGTGGTTCCGTCGGGACTCGGAACCGGCTCGCTGCGCCGAATGCTCCTCGAGATCGTGCTTCCGATGCTGGTCTACCGTCTCTCGCCGAACCGGGCGCGCCTCGAGCGCGCCGTCCAGCCGATGTTCTCCGAGCCCGCGGCGGAACTCGACGAGACGCTGCTGGAGGTCGTCGGAACCGTCTTCGAGGAGGTCGAACTCGAGCGATCGTTCCCGAAGACCGTGATCGCGGACGACCTCGCGGGGTTCGACGCGCCGACGCTGCTCGCCGTCGCCGAGAACGACGTCTTCTTTCCGCCGGACGTCGTGATTCCCCGGGCTCGAGCGGCCGTTCCGAACCTGGAGCCCGTTATCCTGCTCGAGGGCGAATCGCACTTTCCGTCACCGGACGCGCGAGCGGCGCTCTGCGATCACCTCCGGACGTTTCTGACGGTCGACCGCTGA
- a CDS encoding GNAT family N-acetyltransferase has product MDASIRVASSDDAAAVRDIYAPFCESSAVTFEETPTTTSEMADRISSTLEEHPWLVCEIDGEVAGYAYAGPLRKRRAYQWVVELSVYVADSARRSGVGEALYESLFAVLERQGIRDAYAVTTLPNPATVGFHERLGFERLVDFPAMGYVENDWQDVAWWRRRIAEKSADPDRARPFPSVREDADFEELLEAGETRLEEPTRERN; this is encoded by the coding sequence ATGGACGCCAGCATTCGAGTCGCGTCTTCCGACGACGCGGCCGCGGTTCGCGACATCTACGCGCCCTTCTGCGAGTCGAGCGCCGTCACCTTCGAGGAAACCCCGACGACGACGAGCGAGATGGCAGACCGCATCAGTTCGACGCTCGAGGAACATCCCTGGCTCGTCTGCGAAATCGACGGCGAGGTGGCCGGCTACGCCTACGCCGGCCCGCTGCGCAAGCGCCGAGCCTACCAGTGGGTCGTCGAACTCTCGGTTTACGTCGCCGACTCCGCCCGCCGGTCGGGCGTCGGCGAGGCGCTCTACGAGTCGCTGTTCGCCGTCCTCGAGCGCCAGGGGATCCGCGACGCCTACGCCGTGACGACGCTGCCGAATCCGGCGACCGTCGGCTTCCACGAGCGACTGGGATTCGAGCGGCTGGTCGACTTCCCGGCGATGGGATACGTCGAAAACGATTGGCAGGACGTCGCCTGGTGGCGGCGCCGGATCGCGGAGAAGTCCGCGGATCCGGACCGGGCCCGTCCGTTCCCGTCGGTGCGCGAGGACGCCGACTTCGAGGAGTTGCTCGAGGCCGGCGAGACGCGTCTCGAGGAGCCGACCCGAGAGCGGAACTGA
- a CDS encoding haloacid dehalogenase type II encodes MTLEPDAVSTVTFDSYSTLVDVDAVEAALESRTSLDDPAPVSRTWRERSMQYTLIANHLEAYETFYEINREALTYALAAHDVECSDEDREEILAAYHDLEVFGDVRESIERLRDAGYDCYVLSNGNPEMLESMVESADIGDLLEDTISAHELETFKPAPELYRHAAGRTGTPLEEIVHVSALWFDVQGAVHAGMQGVWLDRKGDPEEPFGPEPDAVVTGLDELADALEN; translated from the coding sequence ATGACGCTCGAACCCGACGCCGTCAGTACCGTCACGTTCGACTCCTACAGCACGCTCGTCGACGTCGACGCCGTCGAAGCCGCACTCGAGAGCCGCACCTCGCTCGACGACCCCGCACCCGTCTCCCGGACCTGGCGGGAGCGCTCGATGCAGTACACGCTGATCGCGAACCACCTCGAGGCGTACGAGACGTTCTACGAGATCAACCGCGAGGCGCTCACCTACGCCCTCGCAGCACACGACGTGGAGTGCAGCGACGAGGATCGCGAGGAGATCCTCGCAGCGTACCACGACCTCGAGGTGTTCGGCGACGTTCGGGAGAGCATCGAGCGACTGCGAGACGCCGGCTACGACTGCTACGTTCTCTCGAACGGCAACCCCGAGATGCTCGAGTCGATGGTCGAGAGCGCCGACATCGGCGACCTCCTCGAGGACACGATCAGCGCGCACGAACTCGAGACGTTCAAACCCGCACCCGAACTCTACCGCCACGCCGCGGGTCGAACGGGAACGCCGCTCGAGGAAATCGTCCACGTCTCGGCGCTCTGGTTCGACGTGCAGGGAGCGGTCCACGCCGGGATGCAAGGCGTCTGGCTCGATCGAAAGGGCGATCCCGAGGAGCCGTTCGGCCCCGAACCCGACGCCGTCGTGACGGGGCTCGACGAACTGGCGGACGCGCTCGAGAACTGA
- a CDS encoding S8 family peptidase: MLQATGAVGMLGTVGIASGNEGSDSEPYIVGTSGRKGRDEARQRADSVRHVLHFGDTGWAVAGEFSEEARKNLRRRNDVRYVEEDGEVEAIGHSTDEDDGDPAEEQVLPWGIDRVDADVAHHDGETGGGSSVAIIDTGIDPGHETLEVTGGEAFVSCLGLGCEEDWDDDQGHGTHCAGTADALDSDVGVVGVSTDADLYAVKVLDALGTGSMSDVAAGIEWTADQGIDVGSLSLGGGDSETLRDACKYAQREGTLLVAAAGNDGPDEDSVSYPAAYDECLAVSATTEDDDIASFSSRGEEVELAAPGADVLSSLPGDDYDRWDGTSMACPHVSGAAAQLMEDGYANGEARERLNETAEDIGLADTEQGNGLLDVAAALGIE, from the coding sequence ATGCTTCAGGCAACCGGTGCCGTTGGGATGCTCGGCACCGTCGGTATCGCCAGCGGTAACGAGGGATCGGACTCCGAGCCCTATATCGTCGGAACGAGCGGGCGGAAGGGTCGTGACGAGGCCCGGCAGCGGGCCGACTCGGTACGGCACGTTCTCCACTTCGGCGATACCGGCTGGGCCGTCGCCGGCGAGTTCTCGGAGGAAGCGCGAAAGAACCTCCGTCGTCGAAACGACGTCCGGTACGTCGAGGAGGACGGGGAGGTGGAGGCCATCGGCCACTCGACGGACGAAGACGACGGCGATCCCGCCGAGGAACAGGTGCTCCCGTGGGGAATCGACCGCGTCGACGCCGACGTCGCCCACCACGACGGCGAGACCGGCGGCGGATCGAGCGTCGCGATTATCGACACGGGGATCGATCCGGGACACGAGACGCTCGAGGTAACCGGCGGAGAGGCGTTCGTCTCGTGTCTCGGTCTCGGCTGTGAGGAGGACTGGGACGACGACCAGGGCCACGGGACGCACTGCGCCGGAACGGCCGACGCGCTGGACAGCGACGTCGGCGTCGTCGGCGTCTCGACGGACGCCGACCTGTACGCGGTGAAAGTGCTGGACGCGCTCGGGACGGGCTCGATGTCGGACGTCGCCGCCGGTATCGAGTGGACCGCCGACCAGGGAATCGACGTCGGCAGCCTCAGCCTCGGCGGCGGCGACTCCGAGACGCTCAGGGACGCCTGCAAGTACGCCCAGCGAGAAGGCACGCTGCTCGTCGCCGCCGCCGGCAACGACGGTCCCGACGAGGACAGCGTCTCGTACCCCGCGGCCTACGACGAGTGTCTCGCCGTGAGCGCGACCACCGAGGACGACGACATCGCCTCCTTCTCCTCCCGCGGCGAGGAGGTCGAACTCGCCGCGCCGGGTGCGGACGTCCTCTCGTCGCTACCCGGCGACGACTACGACCGGTGGGACGGCACCTCGATGGCCTGTCCGCACGTCAGCGGGGCGGCCGCTCAGCTGATGGAAGACGGGTACGCGAACGGGGAGGCGCGCGAGCGGCTGAACGAGACCGCCGAGGACATCGGCCTCGCGGACACCGAGCAGGGGAACGGACTCCTCGACGTCGCCGCGGCGCTCGGGATCGAGTGA
- the thiE gene encoding thiamine phosphate synthase — protein MDPSNWRAYLVTQASLSADRSTLEIVRAAIDGGVDVVQLREKETSARSRYELGLELRELTADAGVDLIVNDRVDIAEAIGADGVHVGQSDLPVTVARELLGPDAVVGCSASTVEEAVRAEADGADYLGVGSVYGTTSKDVPTQEDRIGPERIADVVDAVSIPVVGIGGITADNAGPVVEAGAAGVAVISEITAADDPAAATADLVRTVETAKALENGEATER, from the coding sequence ATGGACCCCTCGAACTGGCGGGCCTACCTCGTCACGCAGGCGTCGCTCTCGGCGGACCGTTCGACGCTCGAGATCGTTCGCGCGGCGATCGACGGCGGCGTCGACGTCGTCCAGCTCCGCGAGAAGGAGACGAGCGCGCGCTCCCGGTACGAACTGGGGCTCGAGCTACGCGAACTGACCGCCGACGCGGGCGTCGATCTGATCGTCAACGACCGGGTCGACATCGCGGAGGCGATCGGTGCCGACGGCGTCCACGTCGGGCAGTCGGACCTCCCGGTCACGGTCGCACGAGAGCTGCTCGGCCCGGACGCCGTCGTCGGCTGTTCGGCCTCGACCGTCGAGGAGGCAGTCCGGGCGGAAGCCGACGGCGCGGACTACCTCGGCGTCGGCTCCGTCTACGGAACGACGTCGAAGGACGTCCCTACGCAGGAGGATCGGATCGGTCCCGAGCGAATCGCCGACGTCGTCGACGCCGTCTCGATTCCGGTCGTCGGCATCGGCGGCATCACCGCCGACAACGCCGGTCCCGTCGTCGAGGCGGGCGCCGCCGGCGTCGCCGTCATCAGCGAGATCACCGCAGCCGACGACCCGGCGGCGGCGACCGCGGATCTCGTCCGAACGGTCGAAACCGCGAAGGCACTCGAGAACGGAGAGGCTACCGAACGATGA
- the thiM gene encoding hydroxyethylthiazole kinase: MSAIDTNDATLEDSLRTLADAEPLVQHLTNEVSMNDVANLTLHWDALPVMADSPGDAGEMAELASALLLNIGQVPERKVEAMHEAAETANDRGIPVVLDPVGVGSTPTRDGVAEALLAETEFAVIKGNYGEISALAGVEAEVKGVESIGDYEAIEETARSVAESTGAIVVASGVEDVVADADRAVRISAGHEMLGEVVGTGCMLGATIAGFCGALEDAHTAALHGTLAFDLAGERAAELPHEGPASYRTNFHDAVAGFSPDVVAEFEPEERLERVD; this comes from the coding sequence ATGAGTGCGATTGACACGAACGACGCGACCCTCGAGGACTCCCTGCGAACGCTCGCCGACGCCGAACCGCTGGTCCAGCACCTGACCAACGAGGTGAGCATGAACGACGTGGCGAACCTGACGTTGCACTGGGACGCGCTCCCGGTGATGGCCGACTCGCCGGGTGACGCGGGCGAGATGGCCGAACTCGCGAGCGCGCTCCTGTTGAACATCGGGCAGGTGCCGGAGCGAAAGGTCGAGGCCATGCACGAGGCGGCCGAGACGGCCAACGACCGCGGGATTCCGGTCGTCCTCGATCCGGTCGGCGTCGGATCGACGCCGACGCGCGACGGCGTCGCGGAGGCGCTCCTCGCGGAGACCGAGTTCGCCGTCATCAAAGGAAACTACGGCGAGATCAGCGCGCTCGCGGGCGTCGAAGCCGAGGTGAAGGGCGTCGAGTCCATCGGCGACTACGAGGCGATCGAGGAGACGGCCCGCTCCGTCGCGGAGTCGACCGGAGCCATCGTCGTCGCCTCCGGCGTCGAGGACGTCGTCGCGGACGCCGACCGGGCCGTCCGCATCTCCGCCGGCCACGAGATGCTGGGCGAGGTGGTCGGCACCGGCTGCATGCTCGGCGCGACGATCGCCGGATTCTGCGGCGCGCTCGAGGACGCCCACACGGCGGCGCTTCACGGCACCCTGGCGTTCGACCTCGCCGGCGAACGTGCCGCGGAACTGCCCCACGAAGGGCCCGCGAGCTACCGGACGAACTTTCACGACGCGGTCGCCGGGTTCTCGCCGGATGTCGTCGCGGAGTTCGAGCCGGAGGAGCGACTCGAGCGCGTCGACTGA
- a CDS encoding response regulator codes for MSEPKHVGKILLTEDNPGDVLLLKETFVEADLYGSYYVATDGDEALDFLHQRGDYADAPRPDIVFLDWYLPKKSGKEVLTELTTDETLEQIPVVVMTGTQPVLDDLKSERPRADAYVLKPLQPDELIGIVDEFSSEQ; via the coding sequence GTGAGTGAGCCAAAGCATGTGGGGAAAATACTTTTAACTGAAGACAATCCGGGAGACGTTCTTCTATTAAAGGAGACGTTTGTGGAAGCGGACTTGTATGGCTCCTACTACGTCGCTACGGACGGTGACGAGGCGTTGGACTTCCTCCATCAGCGCGGCGATTACGCCGACGCACCTCGCCCGGATATCGTCTTTCTCGATTGGTATCTCCCCAAGAAGAGCGGGAAAGAGGTGCTGACGGAGCTGACGACCGACGAGACCCTCGAACAGATCCCGGTAGTCGTTATGACGGGAACACAACCGGTGTTGGACGACCTGAAATCGGAACGCCCCCGAGCAGACGCGTACGTCCTGAAACCGCTCCAACCGGACGAGCTCATCGGTATCGTTGACGAATTTTCTTCTGAACAGTAG
- a CDS encoding rubrerythrin family protein produces the protein MTDTEAVLETVREENDTALSRLGSSKSLYAETGGDIDTEPVLRATADAEYAAWQTFRAWADDEDHDAARDAFETTAAEEREHYETVSERLEAYEPETVPALHEYLRDREDTVERAGAFLGRILASKRSKEQVVGYFVGDADPQTANLFREFGDDLDGQLERGTDLLEDVCADEDDYERAVDAASGAIEAAYGEYVDSLEELGANPKPVC, from the coding sequence ATGACCGACACCGAGGCCGTACTCGAGACCGTTCGCGAAGAGAACGACACCGCGCTCTCGCGACTCGGCTCGTCGAAGTCGCTGTACGCCGAGACCGGCGGCGATATCGACACCGAGCCCGTCCTGCGGGCGACCGCCGACGCCGAATACGCCGCCTGGCAGACCTTCCGCGCGTGGGCCGACGACGAGGATCACGACGCCGCCCGCGACGCGTTCGAGACGACGGCGGCGGAGGAACGGGAGCACTACGAAACGGTCAGCGAACGACTCGAGGCGTACGAGCCCGAGACGGTACCCGCACTCCACGAGTACCTGCGAGACCGCGAGGACACCGTCGAGCGCGCGGGGGCGTTCCTCGGTCGAATCCTCGCGAGCAAGCGCTCGAAAGAGCAGGTCGTCGGCTACTTCGTCGGCGACGCCGACCCCCAGACTGCGAACCTGTTCAGAGAGTTCGGCGACGATCTGGACGGCCAACTCGAGCGCGGGACCGATCTGCTCGAGGACGTCTGTGCCGACGAGGACGACTACGAGCGCGCCGTCGATGCCGCAAGCGGCGCTATCGAGGCCGCCTACGGCGAGTACGTCGACTCGCTCGAGGAACTGGGCGCGAATCCGAAGCCGGTCTGCTAA
- a CDS encoding polysaccharide deacetylase family protein, whose translation MKRRALLATTAVALGGCSSLTGSDSEASDDDPNGNEDDNGNGSSEPIDEEPGTFDDFEDLSKWTVMAGSLDADTDRTYTGSQSARVTADESDERAMIKREFDSPRDLSNEWPALAMAADRDVNAVVQLTDADSNRYLLRSSVKGDLPLAPHDLGVHDTVGEPDLSEIVHLKISFWAGEDRSLTLWCDDLQFVSRPDTGKVMIQFDDGFETTTAAHSILAEYDVPATAFVNTGRVGDDGRLDTDQLRALADDGWTVASQGATGSNLTQWDGDGQAEDFEAAKAWLDDNGFGDGAAYFAYPLGRFDETTLDLAADHHELAFAGGYPVHGEIANPHRVPRAVHPSADEARALLDRTATMRGITTITYRELDGDGLDALESTMSHLAELVSAGELEVVLPADIAANHLH comes from the coding sequence ATGAAACGACGAGCACTTCTTGCAACGACGGCGGTGGCCCTCGGGGGCTGCTCTTCCCTGACCGGCTCCGATTCGGAGGCGAGTGACGACGATCCGAACGGAAACGAGGACGACAACGGCAACGGTTCCTCGGAGCCGATCGACGAAGAACCCGGCACGTTCGACGACTTCGAGGACCTCTCGAAGTGGACGGTGATGGCCGGCTCCCTCGACGCCGACACGGATCGCACGTACACGGGGAGTCAATCCGCGCGCGTCACGGCCGACGAGTCGGACGAGCGCGCGATGATCAAACGCGAGTTCGACTCGCCGCGGGACCTCTCGAACGAGTGGCCGGCGCTGGCGATGGCGGCGGATCGGGACGTCAACGCGGTCGTCCAACTAACCGACGCCGACAGCAACCGGTACCTGCTCCGTAGCTCGGTCAAGGGCGACCTCCCGCTCGCACCCCACGACCTCGGCGTCCACGACACGGTCGGTGAGCCGGACCTGAGCGAAATCGTCCACCTCAAGATCTCGTTCTGGGCCGGCGAGGATCGCAGCCTGACGCTGTGGTGTGACGACCTGCAGTTCGTCTCGCGTCCGGACACGGGGAAGGTGATGATCCAGTTCGATGACGGGTTCGAGACGACGACGGCCGCCCACTCGATCCTCGCGGAGTACGACGTCCCGGCGACGGCGTTCGTCAACACCGGCCGCGTCGGCGACGACGGTCGCCTCGACACCGACCAGCTGCGGGCGCTCGCCGACGACGGCTGGACCGTCGCCAGCCAGGGTGCGACGGGTAGCAACCTCACGCAGTGGGACGGGGACGGCCAGGCGGAGGACTTCGAGGCGGCCAAGGCGTGGCTCGACGACAACGGCTTTGGGGACGGTGCGGCCTACTTCGCGTATCCGCTCGGCCGGTTCGACGAAACGACGCTCGACCTCGCCGCGGACCACCACGAACTCGCGTTCGCCGGCGGCTACCCGGTCCACGGCGAGATCGCGAACCCGCACCGCGTTCCGCGGGCCGTCCACCCGAGTGCGGACGAGGCTCGAGCGCTCCTCGACCGGACTGCAACGATGCGCGGCATCACGACGATCACCTACCGCGAACTCGACGGCGACGGACTGGACGCCCTCGAGTCGACGATGTCCCACCTCGCGGAGCTCGTCTCCGCGGGCGAACTCGAGGTCGTCCTGCCGGCGGATATCGCGGCGAACCACCTCCACTAA
- a CDS encoding sulfurtransferase has product MASNDYATDALVTADWVENRLEEFQSDDPGFRLVEVDVDTESYEEEHAPGAVGFNWETQLQNQTRRDILDKDEFEELLGSHGITEGSTVVLYGDNANWFAAYAYWQFKYYGHDDVYLLDGGREYWLENDYPTTAEEPDFPEVEYDAAGPRENIRAYRDDVEKAIERNVPLVDVRSPEEFSGEILAPPGLQETAQRGGHIPGAVNISWSAVTNDDGTFKDPEELEELYAEEDITGDETTVAYCRIGERSSVAWFALHELLGYEDTVNYDGSWTEWGNLVNAPVETGE; this is encoded by the coding sequence ATGGCATCGAACGACTACGCCACCGACGCGCTCGTCACGGCCGACTGGGTCGAGAACCGACTCGAGGAGTTCCAGAGCGACGATCCAGGCTTCCGGCTCGTGGAGGTTGACGTCGACACGGAGTCCTACGAGGAGGAACACGCACCCGGCGCGGTCGGGTTCAACTGGGAGACGCAACTCCAGAACCAGACCCGACGTGACATCCTCGACAAGGACGAGTTCGAGGAACTGCTGGGCAGCCACGGTATCACCGAGGGCTCGACGGTCGTCCTCTACGGCGACAACGCGAACTGGTTCGCCGCCTACGCCTACTGGCAGTTCAAGTACTACGGCCACGACGACGTCTACCTGCTCGACGGCGGCCGCGAGTACTGGCTCGAGAACGACTACCCGACGACCGCAGAGGAACCCGACTTCCCCGAAGTCGAGTACGACGCCGCCGGACCGCGCGAGAACATTCGCGCCTACCGCGACGACGTCGAGAAGGCGATCGAACGCAACGTGCCGCTCGTCGACGTTCGCTCGCCCGAGGAGTTCTCGGGAGAGATCCTCGCCCCGCCGGGCCTGCAGGAGACCGCCCAGCGCGGCGGCCACATCCCCGGCGCGGTGAACATCTCGTGGTCGGCCGTCACGAACGACGACGGCACGTTCAAGGATCCCGAGGAGCTCGAAGAGCTCTACGCCGAGGAGGACATCACCGGCGACGAGACGACTGTCGCCTACTGTCGCATCGGCGAACGGTCGTCGGTCGCGTGGTTCGCACTGCACGAGTTGCTCGGCTATGAGGACACCGTCAACTACGACGGCTCCTGGACCGAGTGGGGGAACCTCGTGAACGCGCCGGTCGAAACCGGCGAGTGA
- a CDS encoding sulfurtransferase — protein sequence MDESVAVAPDWLAARLEDPTVRVVDVRDTWEYDGIGHVPGAVNVPFDSYRDEAADDPGTLPGATAFGDLLGRAGVDPDDTIVAYDDTHGVFAARFLVTARAYGHDDVRLLDGDFSAWNREYETSSDEPTVEPTDYAAEPFALAESPLVDRPAVVDALERDAVLVDTRDPEEFADAHLPGAVRFDWRAVVDDETRRLKPEAELESLLADHGITRDRETVLYCNTARRISHTYVVLRALGYEDVAFYEGSLTEWLANDGAIETGLESAEASNR from the coding sequence ATGGACGAATCCGTCGCCGTTGCCCCCGACTGGCTCGCCGCCCGACTCGAGGATCCGACCGTCCGCGTCGTCGACGTTCGAGACACCTGGGAGTACGACGGGATCGGTCACGTGCCCGGCGCCGTGAACGTCCCGTTCGACAGCTACCGCGACGAGGCCGCCGACGATCCGGGAACGTTGCCCGGCGCGACGGCGTTCGGCGACCTGCTCGGCCGCGCAGGCGTCGATCCCGACGACACGATCGTCGCTTACGACGACACGCACGGCGTCTTCGCGGCCCGCTTTCTCGTCACCGCGCGGGCGTACGGCCACGACGACGTTCGGCTGCTCGACGGCGACTTCAGCGCCTGGAACCGCGAGTACGAGACCTCGAGCGACGAGCCAACCGTCGAGCCGACCGACTACGCGGCCGAGCCGTTCGCCCTCGCCGAGAGTCCGCTCGTCGACCGGCCGGCCGTCGTAGACGCCCTCGAGCGCGACGCCGTGCTGGTCGACACCCGCGATCCAGAAGAGTTCGCCGACGCTCACCTGCCCGGCGCGGTCCGGTTCGACTGGCGGGCGGTCGTCGACGACGAGACGCGACGGCTGAAACCCGAGGCGGAACTCGAGTCGCTGCTCGCCGACCACGGCATTACCCGCGACCGCGAAACCGTCCTCTACTGTAACACCGCCCGGCGGATTAGCCACACCTACGTCGTCCTCCGGGCGCTCGGCTACGAGGACGTGGCCTTCTACGAGGGAAGTTTGACGGAGTGGCTCGCGAACGACGGTGCGATCGAAACTGGACTGGAGTCGGCGGAGGCGTCGAACCGGTAG